The following coding sequences are from one Ancylobacter sp. TS-1 window:
- the typA gene encoding translational GTPase TypA — protein MKLRNIAIIAHVDHGKTTLVDELLKQSGSYRENQRVAERVMDSNDLEKERGITILAKATSVVWKDTRINIVDTPGHADFGGEVERILNMVDGAIVLVDAAEGPMPQTKFVVGKALKVGLRPIVAINKVDRSDARAQEVINEVFDLFAALDASDEQLDFPILYGSGRNGWMAESPEGPQDEGMAPLFDLVLKHVPEPTVDDGPFTMIGTLLEANPFLGRMITGRITSGSIKPNQAIKVLAQDGSLVEQGRVSKILAFRGIERQPIEEGVQGDIIAIAGLSKGTVADTFCALDVTTPLKAQPIDPPTVTMSFIVNDSPLAGTEGDKVTSRVIRDRLLREAEGNVALKIEESSDKDSFFVSGRGELQLSVLIETMRREGFEIAVSRPRVVFSKDEATGEILEPIEEVLIDVDEEYSGVVVQKMSERRAEMVEMKPSGGSRQRLVFYAPTRGLIGYQGELMTDTRGTAIMNRLFHAYQPHRGEIPGRRNGVLISNEAGEAVAYALWNLEDRGPMMIEPGWKVYQGMIVGEHNRENDLEVNVLKGKKLTNIRTTSKDEAVRLTPPIRMTLERSLAWIQDDELVEVTPKSIRIRKRWLDPNERKREERRKESEGV, from the coding sequence ATGAAGCTGCGCAACATCGCCATCATCGCCCACGTCGACCACGGCAAGACCACTCTGGTGGACGAACTGCTCAAGCAGTCCGGTTCCTACCGCGAGAACCAGCGCGTCGCCGAGCGTGTGATGGATTCGAACGATCTCGAAAAGGAGCGCGGCATCACCATCCTCGCCAAGGCCACCTCGGTGGTCTGGAAGGACACCCGGATCAACATCGTCGACACCCCCGGCCACGCCGATTTCGGCGGCGAGGTGGAGCGCATCCTCAACATGGTGGACGGCGCCATCGTTCTGGTCGACGCCGCCGAAGGGCCGATGCCGCAGACCAAGTTCGTGGTCGGCAAGGCGCTCAAGGTGGGCCTGCGCCCCATCGTGGCGATCAACAAGGTCGACCGCTCCGACGCCCGCGCGCAGGAAGTCATCAACGAGGTGTTCGACCTGTTCGCGGCGCTCGACGCCAGCGACGAGCAGCTCGACTTCCCGATCCTCTACGGTTCCGGCCGCAATGGCTGGATGGCCGAGAGCCCGGAAGGCCCGCAGGACGAGGGCATGGCCCCGCTGTTCGACCTCGTGCTCAAGCATGTGCCCGAGCCGACCGTCGATGACGGCCCCTTCACCATGATCGGCACGCTGCTGGAGGCCAACCCCTTCCTCGGCCGCATGATCACCGGGCGCATCACCTCCGGCTCGATCAAGCCGAACCAGGCGATCAAGGTTCTGGCGCAGGACGGCTCGCTGGTCGAGCAGGGCCGCGTCTCCAAGATCCTCGCCTTCCGCGGCATCGAGCGCCAGCCGATCGAGGAAGGCGTGCAGGGCGACATCATCGCCATTGCCGGCCTCTCCAAGGGCACGGTGGCCGACACCTTCTGCGCGCTCGACGTGACCACGCCGCTCAAGGCGCAGCCGATCGACCCGCCGACCGTCACCATGTCCTTCATCGTCAACGATTCGCCGCTCGCCGGCACCGAGGGCGACAAGGTGACCAGCCGCGTCATCCGCGACCGCCTGCTGCGCGAGGCGGAGGGCAATGTCGCGCTGAAGATCGAGGAATCCTCGGACAAGGATTCGTTCTTCGTCTCCGGCCGCGGCGAACTCCAGCTTTCCGTGCTGATCGAGACCATGCGCCGCGAGGGCTTCGAGATCGCCGTCTCGCGCCCGCGCGTGGTGTTCTCGAAGGACGAGGCGACCGGCGAGATCCTCGAGCCGATCGAGGAAGTGCTGATCGACGTCGACGAGGAATATTCCGGCGTGGTCGTCCAGAAGATGTCCGAGCGCCGCGCCGAGATGGTGGAGATGAAGCCCTCCGGCGGCAGCCGCCAGCGCCTCGTCTTCTACGCCCCCACCCGTGGCCTGATCGGCTATCAGGGCGAGCTGATGACCGACACGCGCGGCACCGCCATCATGAACCGGCTGTTCCACGCCTATCAGCCGCATCGCGGCGAGATCCCCGGCCGCCGCAACGGCGTGCTGATCTCCAACGAGGCCGGCGAGGCGGTGGCCTATGCGCTGTGGAACCTCGAGGATCGCGGCCCGATGATGATCGAGCCCGGCTGGAAGGTCTATCAGGGCATGATCGTGGGCGAGCACAACCGCGAGAACGATCTCGAGGTGAACGTGCTCAAGGGCAAGAAGCTCACCAATATCCGCACCACCTCGAAGGATGAGGCGGTGCGCCTCACCCCGCCGATCCGCATGACGCTGGAGCGCTCGCTGGCCTGGATCCAGGACGACGAGCTGGTCGAGGTGACGCCGAAGTCGATCCGCATCCGCAAGCGCTGGCTCGATCCGAACGAGCGCAAGCGCGAGGAGCGCCGCAAGGAGTCCGAGGGCGTCTGA
- a CDS encoding GyrI-like domain-containing protein gives MLLSPPVRPLTRRLFFLAALLLASAPAPLHAQAAAPAAPPAQTVPAPDAPAAGAPSTDAQAAPAPATPAPAPEAGPADPAPQDDGGPLDDDALVAPPVVDPKGVDTQTVTPAPDPLKRPDGFGDEAVLKPVPVLMKKAHASWDEAFETIVATLRDIDAELARLKLKANGASFIIYTATDDLGFDFEAAVPFEGATTEKPQNGAEFSASPAGRALRFTHRGPYDAMDPTYEQIANLLDAKDLEAQDLYVEEYRSDPRTTPPDDLVIDIWVPLK, from the coding sequence ATGCTGCTGTCTCCGCCCGTTCGCCCGCTGACGCGACGGTTGTTCTTTCTCGCCGCCCTTCTCCTCGCGAGCGCGCCGGCGCCGCTGCACGCGCAGGCCGCTGCCCCCGCCGCGCCGCCGGCGCAGACGGTTCCCGCGCCCGACGCCCCGGCGGCAGGCGCCCCGTCCACGGACGCGCAGGCGGCCCCCGCTCCCGCGACGCCCGCTCCCGCCCCGGAGGCCGGGCCGGCCGACCCGGCGCCGCAAGACGACGGCGGGCCGCTCGACGACGACGCCCTCGTCGCGCCGCCCGTGGTCGATCCCAAGGGCGTCGACACCCAGACGGTGACGCCGGCGCCCGACCCGCTGAAGCGGCCGGACGGATTCGGCGACGAGGCGGTGCTGAAGCCGGTGCCGGTGCTGATGAAGAAGGCGCATGCGAGCTGGGACGAGGCCTTCGAGACCATCGTCGCCACACTGAGGGACATCGACGCCGAACTGGCGCGGCTGAAGCTCAAGGCCAATGGCGCGTCGTTCATCATCTACACGGCGACCGACGATCTCGGCTTCGACTTCGAGGCGGCGGTGCCATTCGAGGGCGCGACGACGGAGAAGCCGCAGAACGGCGCGGAGTTCTCCGCCTCGCCGGCGGGCCGGGCGCTGCGCTTCACCCATCGCGGGCCCTATGACGCTATGGACCCGACCTATGAGCAGATCGCCAACCTGCTCGACGCCAAGGACCTGGAGGCGCAGGATCTCTATGTCGAGGAATACCGCTCCGACCCGCGCACCACGCCGCCGGACGATCTCGTCATCGACATCTGGGTGCCGCTGAAGTGA
- the mtaB gene encoding tRNA (N(6)-L-threonylcarbamoyladenosine(37)-C(2))-methylthiotransferase MtaB: MPTARPVEIVTFGCRLNALDSATARAMAGAAGLDNAVIVNTCAVTAEAVKQARQTIRRLKREDPARRIVVTGCAAQTEPASFAGMTEVDRVLGNGEKRDPASWADTRRALDLGSSEKIVVGDIMAVRETAPHLLDGPADTIEGHSRAFVQVQDGCDHRCTFCIIPYGRGNARSVPMGAVVERVRALVAQGFGEVVLTGVDLTSYGAGLPGAPRLGTLVRVLLRHVPELARLRLSSIDSVEVDTELMRALAEEERLMPHLHLSLQAGDDLILKRMKRRHSRADAIGFCAEMRRRRPDMVFGADIIAGFPTETGAQFRASLDLVDACGLTHLHVFPFSPRAGTPAARMPQVATEIVRERAARLREKGTQALLRHLAAEIGTTRQVLAERGGIARTPGFTPVRLSRPTVPGTLTHIRIAGHDGARLIAA; encoded by the coding sequence ATGCCGACAGCCCGCCCCGTGGAGATCGTGACCTTCGGCTGCCGCCTGAACGCGCTCGATTCCGCCACCGCCCGCGCCATGGCGGGCGCGGCCGGGCTCGACAATGCCGTCATCGTCAACACCTGCGCCGTCACCGCCGAGGCGGTGAAGCAGGCGCGCCAGACCATCCGCCGGCTCAAGCGCGAGGACCCGGCCCGCCGCATCGTCGTCACCGGCTGCGCGGCGCAGACCGAGCCGGCGAGCTTCGCCGGCATGACCGAAGTCGACCGCGTGCTCGGCAATGGCGAGAAGCGCGACCCGGCGAGCTGGGCCGACACTCGCCGGGCGCTCGATCTCGGCTCGTCCGAGAAAATCGTCGTCGGCGACATCATGGCCGTCCGCGAGACCGCGCCGCATCTCCTCGACGGGCCGGCCGACACCATTGAGGGGCACAGCCGCGCCTTCGTGCAGGTGCAGGACGGCTGTGACCACCGCTGCACCTTCTGCATCATCCCCTATGGGCGGGGGAACGCACGCTCCGTGCCGATGGGCGCCGTGGTCGAGCGCGTGCGCGCGCTGGTCGCGCAGGGATTCGGCGAAGTGGTGCTCACCGGGGTCGACCTCACCTCCTACGGCGCCGGCCTGCCCGGCGCGCCGCGCCTCGGTACGCTGGTGCGGGTGCTGCTGCGCCACGTGCCGGAACTGGCCCGGCTGCGCCTGTCCTCCATCGATTCGGTCGAGGTCGACACGGAGCTGATGCGCGCGCTCGCCGAGGAGGAGCGGCTGATGCCGCATCTGCACCTCTCGCTGCAGGCGGGCGACGATCTGATCCTCAAGCGCATGAAGCGCCGCCATTCGCGCGCCGACGCCATCGGCTTCTGCGCCGAGATGCGCCGCCGGCGGCCGGACATGGTGTTCGGCGCCGACATCATCGCCGGCTTCCCGACCGAGACCGGCGCCCAGTTCCGCGCCTCGCTCGATCTGGTCGATGCCTGCGGGCTGACGCATCTGCACGTCTTCCCCTTCTCGCCGCGCGCGGGCACGCCGGCCGCGCGCATGCCGCAGGTCGCGACCGAGATCGTCCGCGAGCGCGCCGCCCGCCTGCGCGAGAAGGGCACGCAGGCGCTGCTGCGCCATCTCGCCGCCGAGATCGGAACCACCCGACAGGTGCTGGCCGAGCGCGGCGGCATCGCCCGCACCCCGGGCTTCACCCCGGTTCGCCTGTCGCGGCCGACCGTGCCCGGCACGCTGACCCATATACGCATCGCCGGCCACGACGGCGCGCGGCTGATCGCGGCTTGA
- a CDS encoding site-2 protease family protein, with amino-acid sequence MPWSLTVGHVYGTAVRIHVTFLLFLVWIWVAYYQQGGSGAAWEGVAFVGLLFFCVLLHEFGHIFAARRYGVKTPEVTLWPFGGIARLERIPEKPSEELVVAIAGPLVNVVIAALLLLYLGGNVGVEHIENIENPHVSLIAKLAAANIFLVVFNLIPAFPMDGGRVLRALLAMKMSHAQATQTAASIGQGLAVMLGVLGIFGNPMLIIIAVFVFLAATGEAGQVQMKQAAQGLLVQDAMITRFETLGPQASVGDAAEALIRTTQKEFPIVDGADHLRGVLTRDAMIHALQAKGPASSVIEAMQGEVPTVGARTPLDRALKLITESGAPVVGVLDASGKLIGLLSPENVGEMMMLRAAQPDARFGPWAKKPVA; translated from the coding sequence ATGCCCTGGTCGCTCACCGTCGGACATGTCTACGGCACCGCGGTCCGCATCCATGTCACCTTCCTGCTGTTTCTGGTCTGGATCTGGGTCGCCTATTACCAGCAGGGCGGGTCGGGCGCGGCGTGGGAGGGCGTGGCCTTTGTCGGGCTGCTGTTCTTCTGCGTGCTGCTGCACGAGTTCGGGCACATCTTCGCGGCGCGGCGCTACGGGGTGAAGACGCCGGAGGTCACGCTGTGGCCGTTCGGCGGCATCGCCCGGCTGGAGCGCATCCCGGAGAAGCCGTCCGAGGAACTGGTCGTCGCCATTGCCGGGCCGCTGGTCAATGTCGTCATCGCGGCGCTGCTGCTGCTCTATCTCGGCGGCAATGTCGGGGTCGAGCACATCGAGAACATCGAGAACCCGCATGTGAGCCTGATCGCCAAGCTGGCGGCGGCGAACATCTTCCTCGTGGTGTTCAACCTCATTCCCGCCTTCCCGATGGATGGCGGGCGCGTGCTGCGCGCGCTGCTGGCGATGAAGATGAGCCACGCGCAGGCGACGCAGACCGCCGCCTCCATCGGCCAGGGCCTCGCGGTGATGCTCGGCGTGCTGGGCATCTTCGGCAATCCGATGCTGATCATCATCGCGGTCTTCGTCTTCCTCGCCGCGACGGGCGAGGCCGGTCAGGTGCAGATGAAGCAGGCGGCGCAGGGCCTGCTGGTGCAGGACGCCATGATCACGCGCTTCGAGACGCTCGGCCCGCAGGCGAGTGTCGGCGATGCCGCCGAGGCGCTGATCCGCACCACGCAGAAGGAATTCCCCATCGTCGACGGCGCCGACCATCTGCGCGGGGTGCTGACGCGCGACGCGATGATCCACGCGCTGCAGGCCAAGGGGCCGGCCTCCTCGGTGATCGAGGCGATGCAGGGCGAGGTGCCCACTGTGGGCGCGCGCACCCCGCTCGACCGTGCGCTGAAGCTGATCACCGAGAGCGGCGCCCCGGTGGTGGGCGTGCTCGATGCCTCGGGCAAGCTCATCGGCCTGCTGTCGCCGGAGAATGTCGGCGAGATGATGATGCTGCGCGCCGCCCAGCCGGACGCGCGCTTCGGCCCGTGGGCGAAGAAGCCGGTGGCGTGA
- a CDS encoding argininosuccinate synthase: MANDVKKVVLAYSGGLDTSVILKWLQTTYGCEVVTFTADLGQGEELAPARKKAEMLGIKPENIFIEDVREEFVSEYVFPMFRANALYEGLYLLGTSIARPLISKKQIEIARKVGADAVAHGATGKGNDQVRFELSYYALEPEIKVIAPWREWDLRSREQLIAFAESHQIPIAKDKRGEAPFSVDANLLHSSSEGKVLEDPAEEAPEYVYQRTISPEAAPDKATYITVGFDRGDAVSIDGIALSPASLLTRLNELGKENGIGRLDLVENRFVGMKSRGVYETPGGTILLQAHRGIESITLDRGAAHLKDDIMPRYAELIYYGFWFSPEREMLQALIDKSQEFVTGEVRLKLYKGNVEVVGRASPYSLYNQDLVTFEEGAVAYDHRDAAGFIKLNALRLRTLANRDRRLGR, encoded by the coding sequence ATGGCGAACGATGTGAAGAAGGTGGTGCTCGCCTATTCGGGCGGTCTCGACACCTCGGTGATCCTCAAATGGCTGCAGACCACCTATGGCTGCGAGGTGGTGACCTTCACCGCCGATCTCGGCCAGGGCGAGGAGCTGGCGCCGGCGCGCAAGAAGGCCGAGATGCTCGGCATCAAGCCCGAGAACATCTTCATCGAGGATGTGCGCGAGGAGTTCGTCTCCGAATACGTCTTCCCGATGTTCCGCGCCAATGCGCTCTATGAGGGGCTGTACCTGCTCGGCACCTCCATCGCGCGCCCGCTGATCTCCAAGAAGCAGATCGAGATCGCCCGCAAGGTCGGCGCCGACGCGGTGGCGCATGGGGCCACCGGCAAGGGCAACGACCAGGTGCGCTTCGAGCTGAGCTATTACGCGCTGGAGCCGGAGATCAAGGTGATCGCGCCGTGGCGCGAATGGGATCTGCGCTCGCGCGAGCAGCTGATCGCCTTCGCCGAGAGCCACCAGATCCCGATCGCCAAGGACAAAAGGGGCGAAGCCCCGTTCTCGGTCGACGCCAACCTGCTGCACTCCTCCTCGGAAGGAAAGGTGCTGGAGGACCCGGCCGAGGAAGCCCCCGAATATGTCTACCAGCGCACCATCTCGCCCGAGGCGGCGCCGGACAAGGCGACCTACATCACCGTCGGCTTCGACAGGGGCGACGCGGTCTCCATCGACGGCATCGCGCTCTCGCCGGCCAGCCTGCTGACCCGGCTGAACGAACTCGGCAAGGAGAACGGCATCGGCCGGCTCGATCTCGTCGAGAACCGCTTCGTCGGCATGAAGTCGCGCGGCGTCTACGAGACCCCCGGCGGCACGATTCTCCTTCAGGCCCATCGCGGCATCGAGAGCATCACGCTCGATCGCGGCGCGGCGCATCTGAAGGACGACATCATGCCCCGCTATGCGGAGCTGATCTATTACGGCTTCTGGTTCTCGCCCGAGCGCGAGATGCTGCAGGCTCTGATCGACAAGAGCCAGGAATTCGTCACCGGCGAAGTCCGGCTCAAGCTCTACAAGGGCAATGTCGAGGTGGTCGGGCGCGCCTCGCCCTACTCGCTGTACAATCAGGACCTCGTCACCTTCGAGGAAGGCGCGGTCGCCTACGACCACCGCGACGCCGCCGGCTTCATCAAGCTCAACGCGCTGCGCCTGCGCACGCTGGCCAATCGCGACCGCCGTTTGGGGCGCTGA
- a CDS encoding GNAT family N-acetyltransferase has protein sequence MSTLLVETRRAAPADAANIAEIHDSAWRFAYRGLIPGFELEKMILRRGPAWWETALKRGSRVVVLTFGDSVAGYANVGRNRARGLPYEGEIYELYLRPEYQGLGFGRRLFADARKELANAGFDGMAVWALAANETAVGFYRAMGGLGVARSTETFGERTLEKLAFGWNG, from the coding sequence ATGAGCACGCTCCTTGTCGAGACACGCCGGGCTGCCCCGGCCGATGCCGCCAACATCGCCGAGATCCACGACTCGGCGTGGCGCTTCGCCTATCGCGGCCTGATCCCCGGCTTCGAGCTGGAGAAGATGATCCTGCGGCGCGGCCCCGCCTGGTGGGAAACCGCGCTCAAGCGCGGCTCGCGCGTCGTCGTGCTCACTTTCGGCGACAGCGTGGCGGGCTACGCCAATGTCGGGCGCAACCGGGCGCGCGGCCTGCCCTATGAGGGCGAGATCTACGAGCTTTACCTGCGGCCGGAATATCAGGGGCTCGGCTTCGGCCGGCGCCTGTTCGCCGATGCGCGCAAGGAACTGGCCAATGCCGGCTTCGACGGCATGGCGGTCTGGGCGCTGGCGGCGAACGAGACGGCGGTCGGCTTCTACCGCGCCATGGGCGGGCTCGGCGTCGCCCGCTCCACCGAGACCTTCGGCGAGCGCACGCTGGAGAAGCTCGCCTTCGGCTGGAACGGCTGA
- a CDS encoding YggT family protein, which produces MYSLLWLFDTLITLYVWILIASAILSWLVAFNVVNPHNPFVRNLGEFLWRVTEPVLAPIRRLLPNLGGIDVSPVILIILLYFVRNLVFEFLAGA; this is translated from the coding sequence ATGTACTCGCTTCTCTGGCTCTTCGACACGCTGATCACGCTCTACGTCTGGATCCTCATCGCCTCGGCCATCCTGTCGTGGCTGGTGGCGTTCAACGTCGTCAACCCGCACAACCCGTTCGTGCGCAATCTCGGCGAATTCCTGTGGCGGGTCACCGAGCCGGTGCTGGCGCCGATCCGCCGGCTGCTGCCCAATCTCGGCGGCATCGACGTCTCGCCGGTCATCCTGATCATCCTGCTCTATTTCGTGCGCAATCTCGTCTTCGAGTTCCTGGCGGGCGCGTGA
- the dapF gene encoding diaminopimelate epimerase encodes MAALENRPFVKMNGLGNEIVVLDLRDAPLAVPAQEARALARPQSLPFDQIMALYPPQTEGTRAFVRIINADGSESGACGNGTRCIALYEAGRTGADHMVFESVAGLLDCTVVPDGVTADMGVPHFGWHDIPLAGPVADTRAIELQAGPAEAPVLRGPAVVNVGNPHAIFWVENVEAVDLGRYGPELEHHPIFPERANISAAQVLSPDHIVLKVWERGVGLTRACGSAACAAAVSAARLGLTGRRVTVTLPGGDLLIDWREGDDHILMTGPAEFEFEGRLSADMLTAPAERPAGIGAA; translated from the coding sequence ATGGCAGCGCTGGAAAACCGCCCCTTCGTCAAGATGAACGGCCTCGGCAACGAGATCGTCGTGCTGGACCTGCGCGACGCCCCGCTCGCCGTGCCGGCGCAGGAGGCGCGCGCGCTGGCGCGGCCGCAGTCGCTTCCCTTCGACCAGATCATGGCGCTCTACCCGCCGCAGACCGAGGGCACGCGCGCCTTTGTCCGCATCATCAACGCCGACGGTTCCGAATCCGGCGCCTGCGGCAACGGCACGCGCTGCATCGCGCTGTATGAGGCCGGCCGCACCGGCGCCGACCACATGGTGTTCGAGAGCGTCGCCGGCCTGCTCGACTGCACCGTCGTGCCCGACGGAGTGACCGCCGACATGGGCGTGCCCCATTTCGGCTGGCACGACATCCCGCTGGCCGGCCCGGTGGCCGACACCCGCGCCATCGAGTTGCAGGCCGGCCCCGCCGAGGCGCCGGTGCTGCGCGGGCCCGCCGTCGTGAATGTCGGCAACCCGCACGCGATCTTCTGGGTCGAGAATGTCGAGGCGGTCGACCTCGGCCGATACGGGCCGGAGCTTGAGCACCACCCGATCTTTCCCGAGCGCGCCAACATCTCGGCCGCGCAGGTTCTCTCGCCCGACCACATCGTCCTGAAGGTGTGGGAGCGCGGCGTCGGGCTGACGCGGGCCTGCGGCTCGGCCGCCTGCGCCGCCGCCGTCTCCGCCGCCCGCCTCGGCCTCACCGGCCGGCGCGTCACCGTCACCCTGCCCGGCGGCGACCTGCTGATCGACTGGCGCGAGGGCGACGACCACATATTGATGACCGGCCCCGCCGAATTCGAGTTCGAGGGCCGGCTTTCCGCCGACATGCTGACGGCTCCCGCCGAGCGCCCGGCCGGCATCGGCGCCGCCTGA
- a CDS encoding DUF167 family protein produces MSLPSVPWSLSADAVLVTVRATPRGGRDAIDGLIALGDGRPALKARVSVAAEDGKANDALARLLAKAAGIAPSRVELVSGATGRTKCFRLSGDPHDIAARLQALIGNGSPA; encoded by the coding sequence GTGAGTCTCCCCTCCGTTCCCTGGAGCCTTAGCGCCGACGCGGTGCTGGTGACGGTGCGCGCGACACCGCGCGGCGGGCGGGACGCGATCGACGGCCTCATCGCCCTTGGCGACGGGCGGCCCGCGCTCAAGGCGCGCGTCTCGGTCGCGGCCGAGGACGGCAAGGCGAATGACGCGCTCGCCCGGCTGCTCGCCAAGGCCGCCGGCATCGCCCCCTCGCGGGTGGAACTGGTCTCCGGCGCCACCGGCCGCACCAAATGCTTCCGCCTCTCCGGCGACCCGCATGACATCGCCGCGCGGCTCCAGGCGCTGATCGGAAACGGATCGCCGGCTTAA
- the ftsY gene encoding signal recognition particle-docking protein FtsY, which translates to MTDTSDKTTGFWKRLTQGLTRTATELQTGITDLFTKRQLDASTIEDFEDVLIRADLGVENAAHIAEILRLGLFDRKAGADEVREAVAHEIEAILAPVARPLTFDPATKPFVLLMVGVNGSGKTTTIGKLASTLKAQGKKVVLAAGDTFRAAAVEQLRVWAERTGATLVARAPGADAAGVAFDGIEKARAEGADVLIIDTAGRLQNRAELMAELEKIVRVIKKQDPTAPHAVVLTLDATVGQNALLQVEAFQRVAGVTGLVMTKLDGTARGGILVAIAAKYRLPVHLIGVGEGVDDLQPFAARDFARAVVGLES; encoded by the coding sequence ATGACCGACACGAGCGACAAGACCACCGGCTTCTGGAAGCGCCTGACGCAAGGCCTGACACGCACCGCGACGGAACTCCAGACCGGCATCACCGACCTGTTCACCAAGCGCCAGCTCGACGCCTCGACCATCGAGGATTTCGAGGATGTGCTCATCCGCGCCGATCTCGGTGTGGAGAACGCCGCTCATATCGCCGAAATCCTGCGTCTGGGCCTGTTCGACCGCAAGGCGGGGGCGGACGAGGTGCGCGAGGCGGTGGCGCACGAGATCGAGGCGATCCTCGCGCCGGTGGCGCGGCCGCTGACGTTCGATCCGGCCACCAAGCCCTTCGTGCTGCTGATGGTCGGCGTCAACGGCTCCGGCAAGACCACCACCATCGGCAAGCTCGCCTCGACATTGAAGGCGCAGGGCAAGAAGGTCGTGCTCGCCGCCGGCGACACCTTCCGCGCCGCCGCCGTCGAGCAGCTCAGGGTCTGGGCCGAACGCACCGGAGCGACCCTTGTCGCCCGCGCGCCGGGCGCGGACGCCGCCGGCGTCGCCTTCGACGGCATCGAGAAGGCGCGCGCCGAGGGCGCCGACGTCCTCATCATCGACACCGCCGGCCGCCTGCAGAACCGCGCCGAGCTGATGGCGGAACTGGAGAAGATCGTCCGCGTCATCAAGAAGCAGGATCCGACCGCCCCGCATGCGGTGGTTCTCACCCTCGACGCCACGGTGGGGCAGAACGCGCTGCTTCAGGTCGAGGCGTTCCAGCGCGTGGCCGGCGTCACCGGCCTCGTCATGACCAAGCTCGACGGCACCGCGCGCGGCGGCATCCTCGTCGCCATCGCGGCCAAATACCGGCTGCCTGTGCACCTGATCGGCGTCGGCGAGGGCGTCGACGACCTGCAACCCTTCGCGGCGCGCGACTTCGCCCGCGCCGTCGTCGGACTGGAGAGCTGA
- the rlmN gene encoding 23S rRNA (adenine(2503)-C(2))-methyltransferase RlmN: MNLIDTTAASAAGARGPVEMPGTEKRRSLAGLDRAGLGEALAEIGVSEREQRMRVAQLWHWIYLRGALSFDEMTNVGKGLREKLSLAFTLDRPEVVVEQVSNDGTRKWLLRLPPDIAGDKPHDVEMVYIPESDRGTLCVSSQVGCTLNCSFCHTGTQRLVRNLTSAEIVLQVMVARDRLGDYPGRERAVGPGLPTEGDRLVTNIVFMGMGEPLYAYDSVAKSIEVLADGEGLGIGKRRITVSTSGVVPEIERLGREVGPMLAISLHAVRDELRDELVPINKKYPLKALLEACRTYPPASNAKRITFEYVMLKGVNDSPADAKALVKLLAGIPAKINLIPFNPWPGTKYECSDWETIEQFSDIVFRAGYSSPVRTPRGRDILAACGQLKSETEKLSARERLALRAMAAAAE, from the coding sequence ATGAACCTGATCGATACCACTGCGGCGTCCGCCGCCGGGGCGCGCGGCCCCGTTGAAATGCCGGGCACGGAAAAGCGGCGCTCCCTTGCCGGGCTCGACCGCGCCGGGCTTGGAGAGGCGCTGGCCGAGATCGGCGTGAGCGAGCGCGAGCAGCGCATGCGCGTCGCCCAGCTCTGGCACTGGATCTATCTGCGCGGGGCGCTGTCCTTCGACGAGATGACCAATGTCGGCAAGGGGCTGCGCGAGAAGCTCAGCCTTGCCTTCACGCTCGACCGGCCCGAGGTGGTGGTCGAACAGGTGTCGAATGACGGCACCCGCAAATGGCTGCTGCGCCTGCCCCCCGACATTGCCGGCGACAAGCCGCACGATGTCGAGATGGTCTATATCCCCGAGAGCGACCGCGGCACGCTGTGCGTCTCCTCGCAGGTCGGCTGCACGCTCAACTGCTCTTTCTGCCACACCGGCACCCAGCGCCTCGTGCGCAACCTCACCAGCGCCGAGATCGTTTTGCAGGTGATGGTGGCGCGCGACCGGCTCGGCGACTATCCCGGCCGCGAGCGCGCCGTCGGCCCCGGCCTGCCCACCGAGGGCGACCGGCTGGTGACCAACATCGTGTTCATGGGCATGGGCGAGCCGCTCTATGCCTATGACTCGGTGGCCAAGTCGATCGAGGTGCTGGCGGATGGCGAGGGGCTCGGCATCGGCAAGCGCCGCATCACCGTCTCCACCTCGGGCGTGGTGCCGGAAATCGAGCGGCTCGGCCGCGAGGTCGGGCCGATGCTCGCCATCTCGCTGCACGCGGTGCGCGACGAACTGCGCGACGAGCTGGTGCCGATCAACAAGAAGTACCCGCTCAAGGCGCTGCTGGAGGCCTGCCGCACCTATCCGCCGGCCTCCAACGCCAAGCGCATCACCTTCGAGTACGTCATGCTCAAGGGCGTGAACGATTCGCCGGCCGATGCGAAGGCGCTGGTGAAGCTGCTCGCCGGCATCCCGGCGAAGATCAACCTCATCCCCTTCAACCCGTGGCCGGGCACCAAATACGAGTGCTCGGACTGGGAGACCATCGAGCAGTTCTCCGACATCGTGTTCCGCGCCGGCTATTCGAGCCCGGTGCGCACGCCGCGCGGGCGCGACATCCTCGCTGCCTGCGGCCAGCTCAAGAGCGAGACCGAGAAGCTCTCCGCCCGCGAGCGGCTGGCGCTGCGCGCCATGGCGGCGGCGGCGGAATAG